Within Aspergillus oryzae RIB40 DNA, chromosome 2, the genomic segment taagtagTTCGGGATCGAGCCCATGGATCGAGTGGTTGTCAGAACGAGTGGAGAATCGATAGTGCTCCTGGGTAACCCCTTAAAAGGGGGTCTTGACTCTTATGTGTGGCAATTATTATGGCTTCGGCGCCCTACCGTGCAAAGTCATACGCAATCTATTGCTTTGTTATACCAAGGAAGGTTATTTAGAATAATGAGACCAAAAACAATACCATTGAGACTATTAATGTTATTTCAATGGAGACCGCGACCTTTGATCACACAGCAAAGGATTTAATTAGTATTGGGATTGTCGGCGGACAGCCGCGTGGGAGCTGCACGTGCCCGCCTCGTGTATGCCGCGGAAGATTGATTTGAATTTTTGCTGCGTCAACGTCGACGGTTGGAATTCTCCTAGAAGGAATTCCATtttagaagaagaatggaaaagaatcgCTAGGAACTAACTTTGTTGAACGTCCTTCTGATGTCTGTTACATTAATTGACCTTGCATGTGTACCCAAACCAATAAGAATCTATCATGGTATTGTCCATCTAGGTAGGCATAACATGGAAAGCATCTCGAGACACCACCTTACAAATGAGAGAACCTTCACCTCGAGAACCATTCATCGCGGCACACACGTCACTGGAGGGACAATTCACCACGactttactccgtacgtactAGTTTTTATTTTACGTGAGTGGTGGTATGATTGAATGGCGGTCGCCTACTAAGTACGTACTAAGTgctagtactagtagtgtaGTCTCTGGTCGGTCCACCGCACTAATCCAGATCCATTCTCTACTGAATACAATCGAGGGAACCATGGGTGGTGCCTGTCGATAATTACTGATATTGTCAGAAGCTAAAACAAGCACTATCGAGttgtgtactccgtactatgGACACCGACTTTAAGTTGGCCACCCCCGTTTATTGTTCGATGGAGCTTATTCTGTGGCggtttctctctcttttcttcttcgggcTTTATCGGTATTACCCCCAATGCTCCACCAACAAATGTGCAGTCTCATCTGAGAGCACGCACTCGATGGAGTAGAGGATACGTGGATCTCCCTGTTTCGGGTTCTCCATAATAAATCGCGCGTAACTGAGTTGTTGGTCCATGCGTGCTTTTTAGATTGCCTGGGGgctttttttcctttttcctttttttttttttttttggatacTTTCCCATCTCAGCCCCTTAAAGCTAAGATTAATTTACTAGTACTCAGCGTTCGAAATCCTTTCCCACCCCGTCTCCAGCTGTTCAAATGTAATCACAACTATAGTGCCTAATAAATATCCTAGGCTCGCTCGGACGGTCTATTAGTCTCCGATCAATTCCTTATTTATTTGCTGTGCCTTTGCATCATTAAAAGGACACCAGTGATCCGCTCCATTCAGCAATATTTGACGCTTTTCTTCCTAATTCTTACCCGCGTTAACACTCTCCCCACCTGTTAGAATCCCTGTTCTCCGCTCCCCTCATACCAGGGACCTCAATTTGGAGAAATTGGATTTTGTATGCTGTCGATAGAGTAGTGGCGATTGGGAAATGAAACGTTCCTCGTGATCGAACCGAACAGCTTCTCACCGGCTCACTGTGGGGAAGGACACTATTTTGGGGCTGGAAAGTGCGACACAAAAAGCTCAATCCAGGATCAAGGGtaaaagataagaaaataAACCAAAGCATATCTATACCCACGTCAGCCGATACCTGAGACGCATTGAGTTACACAAAACCTCGTCCTCCTTCGGTGCAGCATTAGAACTTCTCATTCGACATTTGCCGCCGGTGACATTCGCAATTACTGATACAACCGGTTTGAGCAAGACGAAAATTTCAGAACGGAAGTTCAGTTGATCGAAGCTTCTAAGATGCCCCTGCAGACCATGACGATACCAATGCGGACATCGAGTGTCAACGCGGTGTCGAACGGGGTGCATATGTCAAATGCTAGCCATGAAGATTTGAGGCACGAGTCAGCGTCAAAAGCCCAGAAGATATTGGGTACGACTGAGATCACTATGCCTCAGGATCAATCTCGGCGAGAAGATAGAAAATCGCGAGGAAATAGCTTCATGAGAGCCCCGGATAtcaaggcgaagaaaagcGGCGGTTTTGCTGCGTTCCCTACTCCTAAACCTGAAGAAACTttaccaccaccacatctCCGTGTTCGAGCATCGTCCCCGCTGCTCGGGCAGCAGTATCGATCAGAAGATGCTATGCCACCGCCTATTCCTACCCATTCCAAAAGGGTTCAACAGTCCGGCTCCTCGTCTACACTGTTTTCCTACTTCAATTCCCGCAACTCTACTATGGATTCCAATCTAAGTCGCAATACGACAAAAGATTCAACGGCGACTGAAGAAAAGAGCTCTCGAATGCAGCACAATGTCGAGCCACGCTATGGTTTGAAACAACCGAAGGGCCCTATGAAGGAATCGAAGCGGAAAATGCGCCCACCCCGAATAGATCTCTCTCTGTTATTTCCAAAGCCACGAGCGGATGCCGCCCCCCTTTTGTCGCCGCAACGATTGGTAAACTCGCCATCTGCGATATCAATGACCTCTGAGCTTCCTGCAGCCAAACCGAAGAACTATGACAACCCTGCAACTACAAAGAGAGTCACAAAAACTCCTCCTTCGGGCCATGAAACGAAGGGTCATAAAGCTACTGACGTCGACAGCGAGTCCTCACCGATTTACGAGTCAGGTAATACAAACTGGCTTGATCCATCACTTGAAAGAACAGTGCGCACTAGTGAGATGGATATGGCTTTGAAACGGTACAGCCAATTCCAGAAAGCTCCCCAGCCTAGTGAAGTGGCCCGATCCAGTCAGTTGCATTTGCGGCCACGGGATCGTGAACAACCGCAAACAAGCGATACAAAGTCTACAGGGAGTTCTTTGCGAAAAGTTCCATCTAATAGCTCCGCCGGGGAATGGAGCAGGGAACTATACTTGTCTCCTAACTCTTTCTCCCGCCCACACAACAGTCGTGTTTCTAATTCATCGAACGCACGGCACGCTGACTCACGCGAAAAGCCCTCTGCCTACAAGAGTTCAATGTCGAAGAAAAGCAGTAAAAGTACTTTGAAAAATGTGGACCTCAACAAATCGAGCGTGCTTTGTCTTTCATCatcagaagatgaagatgacgaggaggaggaagagccaGCCAAGCATGACAAAAACATAAGAGACAGCGTAACTACCTACGGTGAATTCGAGGCTGAAATATGTACAGCTTCTGCGGCCCAAACCACGAAAGGAACACTGAAACGAGTTGAGAGACCTTACTCTATGTCTGCTAGTAGCCGTGGGTCTCAGTCTGTCCGACGACAACAGCAAACTATATTACGAAACCCATCAATGTCGTCTGCAGGAAGGTCAACCCTTGAAACGAGGAGTCACCGCTCGAGTGGTGTACCCACGATATCAGAACTAGACTTCCTCAATACCGATCCTATGGTTAGCCAAGTCCGAAAACCGTCTCAGAGGGCACGTCTCCAGCAGAGCCAGCAGAACCGCAGAAGCCGAGTTATAGCCGTGAcaaggcaagaagagcacCTACTAGAAGCAATGAGGCAACGGAAAGGCAAAATAACCCCCAGCCTTTTCCATGAAGCTCGTTACCAAGATAGTCTCGAGCCTGATAGAAATTCTATGCTCTCTGTGCCTTCGCGGGACTCATTCTACGGGTCCgacatctccttccttcGACTCAGCCCTGGACTACCTCCTAATATGCTACGGAAAGATCAAGGTGCAAACAATTTTGATAAAGACGGTTCCATTTCTCAGGGCACGGCTTCTGATGCAGAACAGAAAACCACTAACTCGAGCGCGTCTCCTCGTGTTAGCTTGATCTATTCGGAAAGTCTTCCCTCGCCAGCAACCAGTGGAGCTTCCCCATTGACACCGACTCTTCCTAT encodes:
- a CDS encoding uncharacterized protein (predicted protein), which codes for MVSQVRKPSQRARLQQSQQNRRSRVIAVTRQEEHLLEAMRQRKGKITPSLFHEARYQDSLEPDRNSMLSVPSRDSFYGSDISFLRLSPGLPPNMLRKDQGANNFDKDGSISQGTASDAEQKTTNSSASPRVSLIYSESLPSPATSGASPLTPTLPIHRFSPLPSQKPPPRNPPPAIPSVQRRHSRRRTDSSEAIVLGDSEERKETDDFPIWALGWGGNDNANLTAVH